The following coding sequences are from one Ficedula albicollis isolate OC2 chromosome 14, FicAlb1.5, whole genome shotgun sequence window:
- the CARD11 gene encoding caspase recruitment domain-containing protein 11 isoform X1, whose amino-acid sequence MSTQGAEPEMDDCLETLKDEEEALWENVECNRHMLSRYINPAKLTPYLRQCKVIDEQDEDEVLNSLMLPSKINRAGRLLDILHTKGQRGYVVFLESLEFYYPELYKLVTGKEPTRRFSTIVVEEGHEGLTHFLMNEIIKLQQQVKTKDVQRCELLAKSRQLEDERKQLKLNKIELLTFQERYNKMKEERNNYNDELVKVKDENYNLAMRYAQLSDEKSMAVIRSRDLQLEIDQLKHRLNKVEEECKLERNQSLKLKNDIENRPKKEQVLELERENEMMKTKIQELQSIIQADKRGLPDSDKAILDILEHDRKEALEDRHELVNKIFNLQEEIRHVEDLRDKYLEEKEDLELKCSTLGKDCEMYKHRMNTVMIQLEEVEKERDQAFRSRDEAQTQYSHCLIEKDKYRKQIRELEERNDELRIEVVRKEACIVNLECKLRRLSKDSNFLDQSLPRNLPITVISQAFGTSGPKANGQEADDSSTSEDSPEDSKFFLPDQVRLKRRLNLKGIQISPRAKSPVSMNKTSEFQAVRAQDEDGAEGSTGRTDTSSSLSITNSISSCEITKIQTLRNRNDSIMSTTPEPPGNDSIVRRCKEDTPHCSLVEEDSESFGCDALELDDDSHDRHSHGAPSVHSSSSSHQSEGLDAYELEHVNSIFRKFSLERPFRPSVTSVGRVRSSCHTIQRVTLNGDSLNSEITLLGGNDKGSFVSSVKTGSPAEKAGLREGHQILLLEGCIKGENQSVPLDTCTKEEVHWTIQRCSGPVTLQYKSNHEGYRKLLSELEEGLITSGDSFHIRLNLNISSQLDCCSLSVKCDEIVHILDTMYQGRCEWLCARVDPFTDRDLEMGTIPSYSRAQQLLLVKLQRLMHRGSKDETENSYNTLRALRNTLQPEEPALQNDPKASPRLSRASFLLGQILQFVSRSENKYKRMNSNERVRIVTGWPSGLALSSSEGKKQLPDKLEDLDSESDLDKKLSLIPYSLVRPIHCERRRPVLFTPTMLAKPLVQKLLNSGGALEFNICKPDIVTKEEFLKKQRTETVIFSREKNLNTYECIVPANIEAVAAKNKHCLLEAGISCTKDLIKAKIYPIVLFIRVSEKNIKRFRKLLPKTETEDEFLRMCRLKEKELEALPCLYASVEAEAWSSIEDLIRTIKDRIGEEQRKTIWIDDQL is encoded by the exons GGGCAGAGCCAGAGATGGATGACTGCCTGGAGACACTGAAAGATGAAGAGGAGGCTTTGTGGGAGAATGTGGAGTGCAACCGGCACATGCTGAGCCGCTACATCAACCCAGCCAAACTGACCCCCTACTTACGGCAGTGCAAAGTCATCGatgagcaggatgaggatgaggtgCTCAACTCACTCATGCTGCCCTCCAAAATTAACAGGGCAG GCCGACTGCTGGACATCCTGCACACCAAGGGCCAGAGGGGCTACGTGGTGTTCTTAGAGAGCCTGGAGTTTTACTACCCTGAACTCTACAAACTGGTGACAGGGAAAGAACCTACACGGAGATTTTCCACTATTGTTG TGGAGGAGGGACATGAAGGCCTTACCCATTTCCTAATGAATGAGATCATCAAGCTCCAGCAGCAAGTGAAGACAAAAGACGTGCAGCGCTGTGAGCTCCTGGCCAAGTCCCGCCAGCTGGAGGATGAGCGAAAGCAGCTGAAGCTGAACAAGATAGAGCTGCTGACCTTCCAGGAGAGATACAACAAgatgaaggaggagaggaataACTACAACGATGAGCTGGTCAAGGTGAAAGATGAGAACTACAATCTGGCCATGCGATATGCCCAGCTGAGTGACGAGAAGAGCATGGCTGTGATAAGGAGCCGGgacctgcagctggag ATTGACCAGCTGAAGCATCGCTTGAACAAGGTGGAAGAGGAGTGCAAGCTGGAGAGGAACCAATCTTTGAAGCTGAAAAATGATATTGAAAACCGACCCAAAAAGGAACAGGTTCTGGAGCTGGAGCGGGAAAATGAGATGATGAAGACAAAAATCCAGGAGTTACAGTCCATCATTCAG GCTGACAAGAGGGGTCTGCCAGATTCAGACAAAGCCATTTTGGATATTCTGGAACACGACCGTAAGGAGGCACTGGAGGATCGTCATGAGTTGGTCAACAAGATCTTTAATCTCCAAGAGGAGATTCGTCATGTGGAGGACTTGAGAGACAAG TATCTTGAGGAGAAAGAAGATTTGGAGTTAAAGTGCTCAACACTAGGAAAAGACTGTGAGATGTACAAGCACCGCATGAACACTGTGATGATACAGCTGGAAGAGGTGGAAAAGGAGCGGGACCAG GCGTTCCGCTCCCGTGACGAGGCTCAGACCCAGTACTCTCACTGCCTGATTGAGAAGGATAAATACAGGAAACAGATccgggagctggaggagaggaatgATGAGCTCAGGATCGAGGTGGTGCGGAAGGAAGCGTGCATCGTCAACCTGGAGTGCAAACTCCGGCGCCTCTCCAAGGACAGCAACTTCCTCGACCAG AGTTTGCCACGGAATCTTCCCATTACCGTTATCTCCCAGGCCTTTGGGACTTCTGGCCCAAAAGCCAACGGTCAGGAAGCTGATGACTCCTCCACTTCTGAGGACTCTCCAGAAGACAGCAAATTCTTCTTGCCTGATCAAGTTCGTCTCAAGAGAAGACTGAACCTAAAGGGGATCCAG ATAAGTCCAAGAGCTAAATCCCCTGTCAGCATGAACAAAACATCAGAGTTTCAAG CAGTCAGAGCACAGGATGAAGACGGGGCCGAGGGCAGCACAGGCCGCACGGACACCAGCTCCTCTCTGTCCATCACTAACTCCATCAGCAGCTGTGAAATCACCAAGATT CAAACCCTGCGAAATCGCAATGACAGCATCATGTCGACCACGCCAGAGCCTCCTGGGAACGATTCCATCGTGCGGCGCTGCAAGGAGGACACCCCTCACTGCAG CCTGGTTGAAGAGGACAGTGAGAGCTTTGGATGTGATGCTTTGGAGCTGGATG ATGACAGTCACGACAGGCATTCACATGGAGCTCCTTCAGTGcactcttcctcctcttctcatCAGTCAGAAGGCCTGGATGCTTATGAGCTTGAGCATGTCAACTCCATATTTAGGAAGTTCTCTCTGGAAAG ACCCTTCCGTCCCTCTGTCACGTCCGTGGGCCGCGTCAGGAGCTCGTGTCACACGATCCAGCGCGTGACGCTCAACGGGGACAGCCTCAACTCTGAGATCACCCTGCTCGGGGGCAATGACAAAGGCAGCTTCGTCAGCTCTGTCAAGACAGGCTCCCCTGCAGAGAAAGCTGGCCTTCGGGAGGGACACCAGATCCTCCTG TTGGAGGGCTGCATTAAAGGGGAAAATCAAAGTGTTCCTTTGGATACTTGCACAAAGGAAGAAGTTCACTGGACAATTCAGAGGTGCAGTGGTCCAGTAACACTCCAGTATAAATCAAATCATGAAG ggtaCCGCAAGCTGCTGTCGGAGCTGGAGGAGGGGCTCATCACCTCGGGGGACTCATTTCACATCCGCCTGAACCTGAACATCTCCAGCCAGCTGgactgctgctccctgtcagTGAAGTGTGATGAGATCGTCCACATTCTCGACACCATGTACCAGGGCAGGTGTGAGtggctgtgtgccagggtggaTCCCTTCACTGACAGGGACCTGGAGATGGGGACCATCCCCAGCTACAGCAG AGCCCAGCAACTCCTTTTGGTGAAGCTGCAGCGGTTGATGCACAGAGGAAGCAAAGATGAGACAGAAAACTCCTACAACACCCTTCGGGCACTGCGG AATACATTGCAGCCAGAGGAGCCTGCCCTGCAGAACGACCCAAAAGCCAGCCCTCGCCTATCCAGAGCAAGCTTTCTTTTGGGCCAGATTTTACAG TTTGTCAGTAGGTCTGAGAACAAATACAAACGAATGAACAGCAACGAGCGGGTCCGCATTGTCACAGGCTGGCCCTCGGGCCTGGCACTCAGCTCATCTgaagggaagaagcagctgCCTGATAAACTGGAAG ATTTGGATTCCGAGAGTGATCTGGATAAGAAGCTCAGTCTGATCCCTTATAGCTTGGTGAGACCCATCCACTGCGAGCGCAGGCGCCCCGTGCTGTTCACCCCCACCATGCTGGCCAAGCCCTTGGTGCAGAAGCTTCTCAACTCTGGAGGTGCCCTGGAATTCAACATATGCAAGCCAG ATATTGTAACAAAGGAAGAGTTCTTAAAGAAGCAAAGGACTGAGACTGTCatcttcagcagagaaaagaatcTGAACACATACGAATGTATTGTACCTGCCAACATCGAGGCTGTTGCTGCCAAG
- the CARD11 gene encoding caspase recruitment domain-containing protein 11 isoform X2 gives MDDCLETLKDEEEALWENVECNRHMLSRYINPAKLTPYLRQCKVIDEQDEDEVLNSLMLPSKINRAGRLLDILHTKGQRGYVVFLESLEFYYPELYKLVTGKEPTRRFSTIVVEEGHEGLTHFLMNEIIKLQQQVKTKDVQRCELLAKSRQLEDERKQLKLNKIELLTFQERYNKMKEERNNYNDELVKVKDENYNLAMRYAQLSDEKSMAVIRSRDLQLEIDQLKHRLNKVEEECKLERNQSLKLKNDIENRPKKEQVLELERENEMMKTKIQELQSIIQADKRGLPDSDKAILDILEHDRKEALEDRHELVNKIFNLQEEIRHVEDLRDKYLEEKEDLELKCSTLGKDCEMYKHRMNTVMIQLEEVEKERDQAFRSRDEAQTQYSHCLIEKDKYRKQIRELEERNDELRIEVVRKEACIVNLECKLRRLSKDSNFLDQSLPRNLPITVISQAFGTSGPKANGQEADDSSTSEDSPEDSKFFLPDQVRLKRRLNLKGIQISPRAKSPVSMNKTSEFQAVRAQDEDGAEGSTGRTDTSSSLSITNSISSCEITKIQTLRNRNDSIMSTTPEPPGNDSIVRRCKEDTPHCSLVEEDSESFGCDALELDDDSHDRHSHGAPSVHSSSSSHQSEGLDAYELEHVNSIFRKFSLERPFRPSVTSVGRVRSSCHTIQRVTLNGDSLNSEITLLGGNDKGSFVSSVKTGSPAEKAGLREGHQILLLEGCIKGENQSVPLDTCTKEEVHWTIQRCSGPVTLQYKSNHEGYRKLLSELEEGLITSGDSFHIRLNLNISSQLDCCSLSVKCDEIVHILDTMYQGRCEWLCARVDPFTDRDLEMGTIPSYSRAQQLLLVKLQRLMHRGSKDETENSYNTLRALRNTLQPEEPALQNDPKASPRLSRASFLLGQILQFVSRSENKYKRMNSNERVRIVTGWPSGLALSSSEGKKQLPDKLEDLDSESDLDKKLSLIPYSLVRPIHCERRRPVLFTPTMLAKPLVQKLLNSGGALEFNICKPDIVTKEEFLKKQRTETVIFSREKNLNTYECIVPANIEAVAAKNKHCLLEAGISCTKDLIKAKIYPIVLFIRVSEKNIKRFRKLLPKTETEDEFLRMCRLKEKELEALPCLYASVEAEAWSSIEDLIRTIKDRIGEEQRKTIWIDDQL, from the exons ATGGATGACTGCCTGGAGACACTGAAAGATGAAGAGGAGGCTTTGTGGGAGAATGTGGAGTGCAACCGGCACATGCTGAGCCGCTACATCAACCCAGCCAAACTGACCCCCTACTTACGGCAGTGCAAAGTCATCGatgagcaggatgaggatgaggtgCTCAACTCACTCATGCTGCCCTCCAAAATTAACAGGGCAG GCCGACTGCTGGACATCCTGCACACCAAGGGCCAGAGGGGCTACGTGGTGTTCTTAGAGAGCCTGGAGTTTTACTACCCTGAACTCTACAAACTGGTGACAGGGAAAGAACCTACACGGAGATTTTCCACTATTGTTG TGGAGGAGGGACATGAAGGCCTTACCCATTTCCTAATGAATGAGATCATCAAGCTCCAGCAGCAAGTGAAGACAAAAGACGTGCAGCGCTGTGAGCTCCTGGCCAAGTCCCGCCAGCTGGAGGATGAGCGAAAGCAGCTGAAGCTGAACAAGATAGAGCTGCTGACCTTCCAGGAGAGATACAACAAgatgaaggaggagaggaataACTACAACGATGAGCTGGTCAAGGTGAAAGATGAGAACTACAATCTGGCCATGCGATATGCCCAGCTGAGTGACGAGAAGAGCATGGCTGTGATAAGGAGCCGGgacctgcagctggag ATTGACCAGCTGAAGCATCGCTTGAACAAGGTGGAAGAGGAGTGCAAGCTGGAGAGGAACCAATCTTTGAAGCTGAAAAATGATATTGAAAACCGACCCAAAAAGGAACAGGTTCTGGAGCTGGAGCGGGAAAATGAGATGATGAAGACAAAAATCCAGGAGTTACAGTCCATCATTCAG GCTGACAAGAGGGGTCTGCCAGATTCAGACAAAGCCATTTTGGATATTCTGGAACACGACCGTAAGGAGGCACTGGAGGATCGTCATGAGTTGGTCAACAAGATCTTTAATCTCCAAGAGGAGATTCGTCATGTGGAGGACTTGAGAGACAAG TATCTTGAGGAGAAAGAAGATTTGGAGTTAAAGTGCTCAACACTAGGAAAAGACTGTGAGATGTACAAGCACCGCATGAACACTGTGATGATACAGCTGGAAGAGGTGGAAAAGGAGCGGGACCAG GCGTTCCGCTCCCGTGACGAGGCTCAGACCCAGTACTCTCACTGCCTGATTGAGAAGGATAAATACAGGAAACAGATccgggagctggaggagaggaatgATGAGCTCAGGATCGAGGTGGTGCGGAAGGAAGCGTGCATCGTCAACCTGGAGTGCAAACTCCGGCGCCTCTCCAAGGACAGCAACTTCCTCGACCAG AGTTTGCCACGGAATCTTCCCATTACCGTTATCTCCCAGGCCTTTGGGACTTCTGGCCCAAAAGCCAACGGTCAGGAAGCTGATGACTCCTCCACTTCTGAGGACTCTCCAGAAGACAGCAAATTCTTCTTGCCTGATCAAGTTCGTCTCAAGAGAAGACTGAACCTAAAGGGGATCCAG ATAAGTCCAAGAGCTAAATCCCCTGTCAGCATGAACAAAACATCAGAGTTTCAAG CAGTCAGAGCACAGGATGAAGACGGGGCCGAGGGCAGCACAGGCCGCACGGACACCAGCTCCTCTCTGTCCATCACTAACTCCATCAGCAGCTGTGAAATCACCAAGATT CAAACCCTGCGAAATCGCAATGACAGCATCATGTCGACCACGCCAGAGCCTCCTGGGAACGATTCCATCGTGCGGCGCTGCAAGGAGGACACCCCTCACTGCAG CCTGGTTGAAGAGGACAGTGAGAGCTTTGGATGTGATGCTTTGGAGCTGGATG ATGACAGTCACGACAGGCATTCACATGGAGCTCCTTCAGTGcactcttcctcctcttctcatCAGTCAGAAGGCCTGGATGCTTATGAGCTTGAGCATGTCAACTCCATATTTAGGAAGTTCTCTCTGGAAAG ACCCTTCCGTCCCTCTGTCACGTCCGTGGGCCGCGTCAGGAGCTCGTGTCACACGATCCAGCGCGTGACGCTCAACGGGGACAGCCTCAACTCTGAGATCACCCTGCTCGGGGGCAATGACAAAGGCAGCTTCGTCAGCTCTGTCAAGACAGGCTCCCCTGCAGAGAAAGCTGGCCTTCGGGAGGGACACCAGATCCTCCTG TTGGAGGGCTGCATTAAAGGGGAAAATCAAAGTGTTCCTTTGGATACTTGCACAAAGGAAGAAGTTCACTGGACAATTCAGAGGTGCAGTGGTCCAGTAACACTCCAGTATAAATCAAATCATGAAG ggtaCCGCAAGCTGCTGTCGGAGCTGGAGGAGGGGCTCATCACCTCGGGGGACTCATTTCACATCCGCCTGAACCTGAACATCTCCAGCCAGCTGgactgctgctccctgtcagTGAAGTGTGATGAGATCGTCCACATTCTCGACACCATGTACCAGGGCAGGTGTGAGtggctgtgtgccagggtggaTCCCTTCACTGACAGGGACCTGGAGATGGGGACCATCCCCAGCTACAGCAG AGCCCAGCAACTCCTTTTGGTGAAGCTGCAGCGGTTGATGCACAGAGGAAGCAAAGATGAGACAGAAAACTCCTACAACACCCTTCGGGCACTGCGG AATACATTGCAGCCAGAGGAGCCTGCCCTGCAGAACGACCCAAAAGCCAGCCCTCGCCTATCCAGAGCAAGCTTTCTTTTGGGCCAGATTTTACAG TTTGTCAGTAGGTCTGAGAACAAATACAAACGAATGAACAGCAACGAGCGGGTCCGCATTGTCACAGGCTGGCCCTCGGGCCTGGCACTCAGCTCATCTgaagggaagaagcagctgCCTGATAAACTGGAAG ATTTGGATTCCGAGAGTGATCTGGATAAGAAGCTCAGTCTGATCCCTTATAGCTTGGTGAGACCCATCCACTGCGAGCGCAGGCGCCCCGTGCTGTTCACCCCCACCATGCTGGCCAAGCCCTTGGTGCAGAAGCTTCTCAACTCTGGAGGTGCCCTGGAATTCAACATATGCAAGCCAG ATATTGTAACAAAGGAAGAGTTCTTAAAGAAGCAAAGGACTGAGACTGTCatcttcagcagagaaaagaatcTGAACACATACGAATGTATTGTACCTGCCAACATCGAGGCTGTTGCTGCCAAG